From Streptomyces qinzhouensis, one genomic window encodes:
- a CDS encoding tetratricopeptide repeat protein produces the protein MGFMRYKATGFSWVLAAPAGSEWRLLFSQGMEGALINEQQRIGSDYLTGLAPQLFNFQKRGLALGALLLSRPGESQQSLFFWGDSYAWYDWEQGGRVLSEGRWTTLANWGTALPAEYRAEIDVLFQAPNAADGSPQTYFFKGGRVLTLNWSTGVVREALITDGPDDSGCAGWAALPEEFRSGLDHVAPYKPAADGTRQSLLIKGAQGVLLNWKTGVLASGALDRLGVPGLAALPEHYRTAYRPVTGRWTGTIGNQRVEVRVDLEGERSLGVISGDLFTGDTWTDSFRTTTEIIALSSRNHLMVDSLGLSWANNSPWTQVVLQLPRVAVNSPMPTAHFALLTRDNTPSLQLTCSYVGPALRSVELETDAMAGTQVFQSYNTAVGNVPRGYRNRVLTLASVYAEAGIELKNAGRANVVADTSGVDLKWSEAELHAAMEANFSLHRDAEQWKIWAFLGTYHSYHDSVAGIMFDQTGRQRQGVAIFYNALRDYNSIGDAMELFTYVHELGHVFNMLHSWEKNLAVPPAPLGPNNGFGDLSWMNYPALYNNGAGRAGGQHYWQDFPYRFSDNELRHLRHGFHRHIVPGGDNAITNAALDLGVTAQAFTLPGSGEDPGLALSLGGKQFFGYGEPVMAELKLSRTGVRGDVAVAGAIGPKGERTTIVITDPYGRTRAFRPIARTCTGHGSQERTVTLTEANPAVYETAYLGYGSDGLYFAEPGTYQVTAVHTGLDGARTVSPTRTIRVRTPLDRADQEVGEFLTGDDQGTLLAFLGSDAPHLTAGNDALQELIARHGDHPLAAYARLARGANAGRHFQTIGDGRLQIRQPDTKTAVEQLTEAVTVSRTDQDTGLDNLTLNAAMRRLATVHAKAGDLERAEQTLNTLTTHFREQDVPAHVQERIRHQADETRAAITELTSGT, from the coding sequence ATGGGGTTCATGCGTTACAAGGCGACGGGTTTCAGCTGGGTGCTGGCGGCCCCTGCGGGCAGTGAGTGGCGGCTGCTGTTCTCGCAGGGCATGGAGGGTGCCCTGATCAACGAGCAGCAGCGGATCGGCTCGGATTACCTCACCGGGTTGGCACCCCAGTTGTTCAACTTCCAGAAGCGGGGTCTCGCCCTGGGCGCTCTGCTGCTGTCCCGGCCGGGGGAGTCGCAGCAGAGCCTCTTCTTCTGGGGCGACAGTTACGCCTGGTACGACTGGGAGCAGGGCGGGCGGGTCCTGAGCGAGGGGCGGTGGACGACGCTGGCGAACTGGGGCACGGCGCTCCCGGCCGAATACCGCGCCGAGATCGACGTCCTGTTCCAGGCGCCCAACGCGGCGGACGGCTCGCCACAGACGTACTTCTTCAAGGGCGGGCGGGTTCTTACCCTGAACTGGTCCACCGGTGTGGTGCGCGAGGCGCTGATCACCGATGGCCCGGACGACTCGGGGTGCGCGGGCTGGGCCGCGCTGCCGGAGGAGTTCCGCTCCGGGCTGGACCATGTGGCGCCGTACAAACCGGCGGCGGACGGGACCCGGCAGAGTCTGCTGATCAAGGGCGCCCAGGGCGTCCTGCTGAACTGGAAGACCGGGGTCCTGGCCTCCGGCGCGCTGGACCGGCTCGGGGTGCCGGGACTGGCCGCGCTCCCCGAGCACTACCGCACGGCCTACCGCCCGGTCACCGGCCGCTGGACGGGCACCATCGGCAACCAGCGGGTCGAGGTGCGGGTCGACCTGGAGGGCGAGCGGTCCCTGGGCGTCATCAGCGGCGACCTCTTCACCGGCGACACCTGGACCGACTCCTTCCGCACCACCACCGAGATCATCGCCCTGTCGAGCCGCAACCACCTCATGGTCGACAGCCTGGGCCTGTCCTGGGCGAACAACTCACCGTGGACACAGGTCGTTCTTCAGCTGCCTCGCGTCGCCGTGAACAGCCCCATGCCCACGGCCCACTTCGCCCTGCTGACCCGCGACAACACCCCGTCACTCCAACTGACCTGCTCCTATGTGGGTCCGGCGCTGCGGTCGGTCGAGCTGGAAACCGATGCCATGGCGGGCACCCAGGTCTTCCAGAGCTACAACACCGCCGTGGGCAATGTGCCGCGCGGCTACCGCAACCGGGTCCTGACCCTCGCCTCCGTCTACGCCGAGGCCGGTATCGAGCTGAAGAACGCGGGCCGGGCCAATGTCGTAGCCGACACCTCGGGCGTCGATCTGAAGTGGTCGGAGGCCGAGCTGCATGCCGCGATGGAGGCCAACTTCAGCCTTCACCGGGACGCCGAGCAGTGGAAGATCTGGGCCTTCCTCGGCACCTACCACTCGTACCACGACAGTGTCGCCGGCATCATGTTCGACCAGACCGGCAGGCAGCGCCAGGGTGTGGCGATCTTCTACAACGCCCTGCGGGACTACAACTCGATCGGTGACGCGATGGAGTTGTTCACCTACGTCCACGAGCTCGGGCATGTCTTCAACATGCTCCACTCCTGGGAGAAGAATCTGGCCGTCCCGCCCGCCCCGCTCGGGCCGAACAACGGCTTCGGCGACCTGTCCTGGATGAACTACCCGGCGCTCTACAACAACGGCGCCGGCCGGGCGGGCGGACAGCACTACTGGCAGGACTTCCCGTACCGCTTCAGCGACAACGAACTGCGCCATCTGCGCCACGGCTTCCACCGCCACATCGTCCCCGGCGGCGACAACGCCATCACCAACGCCGCACTCGACCTCGGCGTCACCGCACAGGCGTTCACCCTGCCGGGCTCAGGTGAGGATCCGGGTCTGGCCCTCTCGCTCGGCGGGAAGCAGTTCTTCGGCTACGGCGAGCCGGTCATGGCCGAGCTGAAGCTCTCCCGCACCGGGGTGCGCGGGGATGTGGCCGTGGCCGGGGCGATCGGCCCGAAGGGTGAGCGCACCACGATCGTGATCACCGATCCGTACGGCCGGACCCGGGCCTTCCGCCCCATTGCCCGCACCTGCACGGGACACGGCTCCCAGGAGCGGACCGTCACCCTCACCGAGGCGAATCCGGCCGTCTACGAGACCGCCTATCTCGGCTACGGCAGCGACGGACTGTACTTCGCCGAACCCGGCACCTACCAGGTCACCGCCGTCCACACCGGCCTCGACGGCGCCCGTACCGTCTCGCCCACCCGCACCATCCGGGTCCGTACCCCGCTCGACCGCGCCGATCAGGAGGTCGGGGAGTTCCTCACCGGCGACGACCAGGGCACCCTGCTGGCCTTCCTCGGCTCCGACGCACCCCACCTCACCGCCGGGAACGACGCCCTCCAGGAGCTGATCGCACGCCACGGCGACCACCCGCTCGCCGCTTACGCCCGCCTCGCGCGGGGCGCCAACGCCGGACGCCACTTCCAGACCATCGGCGACGGCCGCCTCCAGATCCGCCAACCCGACACCAAGACCGCCGTCGAACAGCTCACCGAAGCGGTCACCGTCTCCCGTACCGACCAGGACACCGGCCTGGACAACCTCACCCTCAACGCGGCCATGCGCCGCCTCGCCACCGTCCACGCCAAGGCGGGCGACCTCGAACGCGCCGAACAGACCCTGAACACCCTGACCACGCACTTCCGCGAGCAGGACGTCCCCGCCCACGTCCAGGAACGCATCCGGCACCAGGCCGACGAAACCCGCGCCGCCATCACCGAACTCACCTCCGGCACCTGA